The following coding sequences are from one Nicotiana tomentosiformis chromosome 3, ASM39032v3, whole genome shotgun sequence window:
- the LOC138908046 gene encoding uncharacterized protein yields MVNDNEMKETQLQAGEGSCRSKEDVRNDNDKKEIVIFESPGVVEKNTTKIFNQEINIQKNHNKTKKMKNQEVLYHVQADEVMEEKRDLPALQQRTTIRFNRKKKKKTKRKSMPKKRVKEYISPQNFIASSVQGSQQNKENDVSTNKSNNKVENGMEKNNGDKVRTESMSSNNTDHIHNIDEDKVNDQNSSTNKEYQDKRQDDLNKYRISTSLSSRVKNEQAIQLVVELFGDQ; encoded by the exons ATGGTGAACGACAATGAGATGAAGGAGACACAATTACAAGCAGGGGAAGGGAGTTGTAGAAGCAAGGAGGATGTTAGGAATGACAATGATAAAAAAGAAATAGTGATTTTTGAGTCACCGGGTGTTGTGGAAAAGAACACGACAAAGATTTTCAATCAAGAAATCAACATACAAAAGAATCATAACAAAACAAAAAAGATGAAAAATCAGGAGGTGCTCTATCATGTGCAGGCAGATGAGGTGATGGAGGAAAAAAGGGATCTGCCAGCGTTACAACAAAGAACTACAATTAGATTCAataggaaaaagaagaagaaaaccaaAAGGAAAAGCATGCCCAAAAAAAGAGTAAA AGAATACATATCTCCACAGAATTTCATAGCATCCAGCGTGCAAGGAAGCCAACAAAATAAAGAGAATGATGTTAGTACAAATAAGTCCAACAACAAGGTGGAGAATGGAATGGAAAAGAACAATGGGGACAAGGTGAGGACAGAAAGTATGAGCAGCAATAATACTGATCATATTCATAATATTGATGAAGACAAAGTCAATGATCAGAATTCGTCAACAAACAAAGAATACCAAGACAAGAGACAAGACGATTTGAATAAATATAGAATATCCACTAGTCTATCCTCAAGAGTCAAGAATGAACAAGCAATTCAGTTAGTGGTGGAGTTATTTGGTGATCAATAA